CCGCCGGGCTCGCGGTCCTCGCCGAACTGGGACTGGACCCGGCGGGGTTCCGCGACCGGCTGCCGCGCACCCTGTCCGGCGGACAGGCGCGCCGGGTGGCACTGGCCCGCGCGCTCACCGGCGCACCGGCCGTCCTCGTGCTGGACGAACCCACCGCCGGCCTGCACCCGGAAGCCGTCGACCTCGTGGCCCGCGTGGTCCTGGCCCGCCGCGGCGACCCGTCCCGGGTGACCCTGCTCGTCTCGCACGACGAGGTGTTCCTGGCGCGCGTCGCGGACCGCGTGCTCGCCGTCGGGGTCGTGGCCGCCACGCACGTCGAGGCCCTCGAGCCCCGGCCTTCGGGACCGACCGCGCTCGCGGTCGACCGGCTGACCGTCCGGCGCGGCGGCCGCACCGTGCTGCGCGACCTCACCCTGGACGTCGCGGCGGGGGAGGTGGTCGCGGTCGTCGGCGAGTCCGGCAGCGGCAAGTCGACGCTGCTGCGCGCCCTGGCCGGCCTCGTCCCCGCCGACACCGGGGAGGTCCGCCGCGGACGGGTGGTCCTGCCGCGCGCCGTGGCCGACCGCGACCGCGCCGCGCTGCGGGCCGTGCAGCTGCTGGCCCAGGACCCGGCCGACGCCCTCAACCCCGCCCACACCGCCGGCACCGCGATCACCCGACCGCTGCGCGTCCTCGGCGACGCCACGCGGGAGGCCGCCCGGTCGCGGGTGCCGGACCTGCTGGCCGGCGTCGGGCTGGCCGCCGACACCGCCCACCGCCGCCCCGGGCGGCTCTCCGGCGGTCAGCGGCAGCGCGTCGCACTGGCACGGGCGCTGGCGGCCGAACCCGCCGTGCTGCTGGCCGACGAACCCACCGCCGCCCTCGACCGCGCCACCGCCGCCACCGTGCTCGACCTGCTCGACGACCTGCGCGACCGCGGCCTGGCCGTGCTCGTCGCCACCCACGACCCCGCGGTGGCCGCCCGCGCCGACCGCGTCCTGCGGTTGTCCGCCGGACGCCTCACCACCGACCACCCCGCCCACCACGCGAACGGAGCCAGTCCCCGTGTCCCCTGAGCAGACCGCCGAGCAGACCGCCGAGCTGATCGCGCTGCTGGCCGACCACCCCTGGATCGCCTCCGCCGTCCAGGACGGCCCGCGCGTGCGGGTCAGGCCCACCCGCGCGGCCACCGCGATGCGCCCGTCGCCCGGCCCGCTGGTCCTGGAGCACCTGGAGCACTGGGGCGAGGTCTACGACTTCACCTATTCGACGGGCGCGGCCCGCCCGGTCGGCGAACCGGACTTCTCCGGGTGGCGGTCCTCCGAGACGGGGGAGCCGTTCCCGGTGGAGCACATGACCGACTGGGTGGAGCGCACGGTCGACCTGGTGCTGGCCGCCCGACCGAGGTGGGTGCTGGAGCTGGGCTGCGGCACCGGCCTGCTGGCGCACCGGCTGCGCCCGCACCTGGCGGGCTACGTGGGCACCGACGTGGCGCAGTCGGCCGTGGACCGCCTGGCCGCCGAGGCCGACCCCTCCTGTGCCTACGTCCGCGCCGCCGCGCACGAGGTCGCCTCACCGGGTGTCCTCGCCGCCCTCGCCCGCGCCGGGTTCCCCGCCGAGGGCCCGGACTGCGTGCTGGTCAACTCCGTCACCCAGCACTTCCCCCACGTCGAGTACCTGGCCGCGGTGGTCGTGGACGCGCTGCGGCTGCTGGCCCCCGGCGGGAGCCTGGTCATCGGCGACGTGCGGCACGCCGGCCTGCTGGAGGCCCACTGCCGGCGCGTCGAGGCGGCGGTCGACCCCGACCCGGCGACCCTGGACGAGCGCGCCAGGAGCCGCGCCGAACGCGACGACGAGCTGAACTTCGACCCGGCCACCCTCGCCGCGGCGGCCGCCGGCGCCGGGCGGCCGGTGCGCGTCAGCGTGCACCCGAAGGCACTGCGCGCCGACACGGAGCTGACCCGCTACCGGTTCGACGCGGTGCTGCGCGTCGACACCTCCACCACCGCCCGCCCGGTCGACGTGCCGTGGTCGGGCACGGCGGACCTGGTGGGGGCGGTCGACGCGGGCCCGCCGGTGCGCGTGACGGGCATCCCGAACCGGCTGCTGTCCCCCGCGCCCGGCGGGGTCACGGCCCGTGAACTGCGCGACGCGCTCGTCGGCCGCGACGCCGCGGTCCTGCTCGACGTGCGCGACCCCGCGCTGCTTGAGGTGGTCGCGCCCGCCTCGGCGGCGCCCGCGCCCGCGGCGCTGGTGGCGGCCGGACCCGCACGGGCGCACGAGCCGTTCACCGCGTTCCTGGCGCGCCGCCTCGGCGAGGTCGCGCGGGTCGCCGCGCGCCGCAACGGCCTGCCCGCGCCGGTGGTCACCGTCGACGCCGACCCGCTCGCCGACGCCGCCCGCGCCGCCGACGCGGCGATCGGCGCCGACGACGCCCGGCGCCTGCCCGCCTTCCTGCGCGACCTGGACCGGGTCGCCCTGCTGGCCATGGCCGCCACCCTCGGGCAGGCCGGCGCGGAGGGGACCGCCGAGGAGGTCGCCGACGCGCTGCGGGCCGCGCCCCGACACCGCTGGATCGTGCGGCGCTGGCTGGCCGCGCTGGTCGAGGAGGGCATGGTCGCCCACGACGGGCGCACCTACCGGGACGTGCTCGCGGTGTCCCGCGCCGAGCTGGAGGACGCCGTCCGCGACATCGACCGCGCCCGCCGCGGCATGGGCTACCCGCCCGAGCTGACCCGGTTCTTCCAGAGCGCCACCCGGTACCTGCCCGAACTGCTGCGCGACGAGGTGGCGCTCCAGTCGCTGCTGTTCGCCGACGGCGAGACCGGCACCGCCGAGGGCGCCTACCGCGACAACCCGGTCAACCGCTACGCCAACGCCGCCGTCGCGCACCTGGTGCGCGCCCACGCCGACACCCCGCCCGCCGGAAGGCCGCTGCGCGTGCTGGAGGTCGGCGCGGGCGTGGGCGGCACGACCGCCGACGTGCTGGCGGCGCTCGCCGGCGTGCCGCTGGACTACCTGTTCACCGACGTCTCGCGGTTCTTCCTGCTCGACGCGGAGGAGCGCTTCGCCGGGGTCGACGGGCTGCGGTTCGGCACCTTCGACATCGACGACGACCCGACCGGCCAGGGCGTCGGCGCGGGGGAGCTGGACGTCGTGCTGGGGGCGAACGTCCTGCACAACGCGCGCGACCTGGGCGCGACCCTGCGCGGGCTGCGCGACCTGCTCGTCCCGGGTGGCCTGCTGGTGTTCGTCGACACCACCCGCGAGATCCGCCAACTGCTGACCTCGATGCAGTTCCTGATGTCGGCCCGCGCGGGCCGCGAACCGGCGGGTTCCGGGGACTTCCGCGCGGGGACCGACCGCATCTTCCCCACCGAGGCCGAGTGGACGACCGAGCTGCTGGTCGCCGGGTTCGAGCCGGTGGGCTGCCTGCCCCCGCCGGACCACGCCCTGCGGCCGATCGGGGTGCAGGTGTTCGCGGCGGTCCGCCCGTCGTCGTGAGCGGGCGGACCGCCGCGCGGATCAGGAGGGGAACACGCCGAGCCCGGAGCGGAACAGGTCGCCCTCCATCCACACCGCCGCCCGCACGCCGTCGGCGGCACCCAGCACGACCAGGGTGGTGGCGTCGGGCATCCCGGGCAGCTTGGCCATGTCGCCCGCCGCGGACACGCCCGGCGTGGTCGTCTGCCCGATCTCGTCGACCTTGACCGTGCCGTCGGGCAGCACCTCGCAGCCCAACTGCTCGGCCAACCCGGAGTGCCGGCGGGTCGGCGCGCGGTGGAAGACCGCCTCCCGCCGCAGGGTGCCGCCGTCGGCGAAGTGGATGGTCAGGTCGCCCGCCTCGCCCGTGATCTCGGTGATCTTCCCGTCGACGATCGGCAGCGCGCGGGCGGCCACGGCGGCGGCGACCGGCTCGGGCAGCTCGATCGGGCCGTCGGTGCACAGCACCACGTCCTCGCTGAACCGGTCGCCCAGGTACAGCGCGAGCATGGCCTCCACCGGCTCGCGGGTCACCACGGCGAGGGTCTTGTCGCCTGCTTCCCAGCCGTGGCAGAACGGGCAGTGGAACACGCTGCGGCCGAACCGCTCGGCCAGGCCGGGGATGTCATAGGGCTCGTCGACCTGGCCCGTGGCCAGCACGACCCGCCGGGCGCGCACCACCGCGCCGTCGGCCAGTTCCAGTTCGAAGTCGTCCTTGGCGCCCCGCGCGGCCACCACCAGGCCGGTGCGCACCTCCACGCCCGGGTAGGCGGCCAGCTCCTCACGGCCCAGGGCGAGCAGTTGCTGCGGCGGGAAACCGTCGCGGCTGAGGTACATGTGCATCTCGGAGGCCGGCGAGTTGCGCGGCTCGCCGCCGTCCACCACCAGCACCGAGCGGCGCTGCCGGCCGAACACCAGCGCCGCGCTCAGACCGGCCGGTCCACCGCCGACCACCACCACGTCGTACATCGGGACTCCTCTCTCTGGTAAAACGATAATCATGTTCGATGATATGGGTCCGTGGCTGCGCCGGTTGAGCACTCCGGCCGCACCCCGCCTGCGCCTGGTGTGCCTGCCGCACGGCGGGGCCGGCCCGTCGGTGTTCACGCCCTGGGCCGAGCACGTCCCGCGGGACGTCGAACTGCTCGCGGTGCGCTACCCGGGCCGCGAGGACCGCTGGGGCGAGCCGCCGCCGCGCGACCTCCGCGAGGTCGTCGCCCGCGTCGTGGCCGCCCTGCGCCCGCTGCCGGAGCTGCCGTTCGTCCTGTTCGGGCACAGCCTGGGCGCCGCAGTCGCCCACGAGGTGGTGCAGCGGCTGCGCGCGGTGGGCAGGCCGCTGCCGGTGCGGCTGGTCGTGTCCGGCCGCGAGGCGCCCCAGGACGAGCGCGGCGGCGACGTGCACCGGCTCGGCGACGCGGGGCTGCTGGCCGAACTGCGCCGGCTGGGCGGCGTCGACCCGGCCGTGCTGGCCGACCCCGACCTGAGCGCCCTGGTCGCCGAGTGCGTCCGCGAGGACTACCGGCTGGTCGAGACGCACACCGGCTGGAGCACCACGCCGCTGCCGGTGCCCGTCTCGGCCTTCGTCGGCGACCGCGACCCGGACCTCACCCCCGACGACGCCGCCCGCTGGGCCGCGCTGACCACCGCGGGGTTCCGGTTGCGCGTGTTCCCGGGTGACCACTTCTACCTGTCCGCGCAACCGGACCGCGTCGCCGCCGAGGTCCTCGCCGACCTCTAGCGCCGACCTCTAGCGCACCCGCCAGGCCAGCACACCGGCCGGCGGGTCGGCCACCGGCTCGCCCCCGGCCTCGCGCAGCTCGGCGTGCAGCACCTCGTCGGAGGCGATGAACGACGGGAAGGACACCGACTCCTCCGACACCAGCCGATCACCCTCGTGCACCCGGTAGGTCATCGTCCACACCAGGCCGTCGCCGTCCACGACCGCCTCGCTGACCGTGTCGTAGCGGCGGCGGCCCAGGGTGCGGCCGGGCACGGGCGTCGGCGGCACCGCCATCGGCGCCTGCGGCATCTGCACGTCCACCACGACCACACCGCCGGGGGCGAGGCGGGGCACCCAGCGCGCCCACAGCGCCTTGCGGTCGGCGGGGGAGAAGTGCGTGAGCACGTGCAGCAGCACGACCGCGTCCACCGGGCCGTCGACCTCGGCGGTCAGCGCGTCCTCGGGCAGCACGGTCACCGGCGGGTCCTCCAGCGCCGCCAGGCGGGTGGTCAGCGCGGCGCGCATGACCGCCGCCGGTTCGACGGCGAACACCTCGCCGCCCTCGGGCAGGTTCGCCAGCAGGGTCTCGGTGAACTGGCCGGTGCCCGCGCCGATCTCCACCACCCGCCCCGCGCCGGCCAGCAGCGCGGTCAGCGCCGCCCGCATCGCGTCGCGCTGCGCCCGGGGGAAGATCAGGTCGTAGTACTGGGCGTTGACGGCGTAGCCGTCCGCCCCGGAGTTGTCTGCCCCGGAGCCGTGGGTGGGCGTGTTCGGGTCGGTCATCGCGTCAGCTGTCCTTCGGTAGTTCCAGTGCGGTCACCAGGTCGTCCGCCGCGAGCGCGGCGGCGGTGCGCCGGGGGTCGAGCACGTCGGCGGCGTGGTGTGCCCCGGCGGGCACCCGGCCTTCCAGCACGTCCGCGGCGACCAGTGCCGCGACCACGCCGCTGAGCTCGTAGGAGTCGGGGGTGCGCAGCAGGACCCGGCGGCTGCCGGCTCCCGACCCCGCCGGCGGGCGGGCGTGGGCCAGCAGCGCGTAGTGCCGCCCGCACTCCTCCACGTCGCGCCGCGCCGCCTCCACCACGGCGTCCACGTGCGCGTCCGGCGGCTCGTCGTCGGCCCACGCCGTCGCCAGCACCTCCGGGAGGTTCTCCGTGGCGTAGACGGTGTAGTTGCGCAGTTCGGCCACACCCAGCGCGCCGGCGAGCGCGACCATCTCCGCGGACAGGAACGGCCAGGCGTGCACCCGGCCCCGGAAGCCGGGCAGGGTCACCCCGCGCAGCGGGGCCAGGGCGTGCTCGACCACCCGGCCCTCCCGCCACGCCGCCAGCGCGTGGCCGAAGCGGGGCCCCCGGGTCAGCAGCGCGTCCACCGCCGACAGGCGGCCGATCTCGACCGAGCCGCCGACGTAGACGTCCAGCCTGCCGATCGGGCCCGCCTCGGCGAGCAGCCGGGGCAGCAGCCCCGACAGACCCGGCATCAGCCCGGCGGAGAACACCGCGGGCAGCCGCACCAGCGCGTCGGGCGCGCCGGCGGTCAGCGCCTCCAGCGCCACCGCGTCCCCCGCGGCGTCGACGTACCCGGCCCCGGCGGCCAGCGCGACCCGCGCGACCACGTCCAGCACCCGGTAGGACGGGCCGGCGCAGTTGACCACCACGGCACACCCGGCGCAGAACGCGGCGAGCGCGTCGGCGTCGTCCAGGTCCACCGCCACGGCCTCCGACGCACCCGGCACCGCCTTCGCCCGCGCCAGGTCGCGCCCGCCCACCCGCACCGGGTGACCCGCGGCCGCCAGCCGGTCCACCACGACGCGGCCGACCGCGCCCGATCCGCCGAGCACCCCGATCAGGCCGGTCACGACGCACCCCGTGCGGCGAACGCGGCGGCCACCCCGGCCACCGTGGGCGACTCCAGGAAGTCCCGCACCGCGACACCGCCACCGAGCCGCTTGGTCAGGCGCGCCAGCGCCCGCACCGCCAGCAGCGAGTCGCCGCCCAGCGCGAAGAAGTTCGCCGAGCGGTCCAGCACCGGCACGTCGAGCAGTTCCTCCCACAGCTCGGCGACGGCCTCCTCCAGCGGCGTGGACAGCGGCCCCTCGGCCACGACGGCGTCACCGTCGCCGTAGCGGCCCAGCAGCAGCCCGTCGCCGGTCGGCCCGGTGGCCGCGGGCAGCTCGACCACGCGGTCCCAGCCCTCGCCGTCGGCCAGGGTGCCGATCAGCTCGACCAGGTCGGTGAACGCCGCCTCCACCTGCTCGGCCTCGAACAGCTCGTCCACGAGGGAGAACACGATCGCCATCTCCGAGCGCAGCTCGTAGAAGCGCACCTCCAGCGCCACCTGCGGGGTGCGCAGCTGGTGGTGGAAGTCGCCGAAGTCCACCTCGCCCAGCGGGCCCGCCGACTCCGGGTGCGCCGCGCCGACCGCCGCGTCCATGCCCAGGGTGCTCTGGAACACCACCGGCGCCACCGGTCGGTGGGTGCCGCGCCTGCGGCCCAGCTCGCGCGACACCTCGACACCGGTGATCAGGTTGTGCGCCGCGTGCTCGCCGAACCTCCGCTGCGCCGTCGCGGCCAGCTCGGCGAACGTCGCGCCCTCGGCCAGCTCGGCGGGCAGCAGCATCGTCGACGCGCACGCGCCCACCACCCGGTGCACGTCCGGGTGCACCGGCAACCGGTTGAGCTGCAACGAGTTCAGCAGCATCCGGCGGTGTCCGGTCCACCGCGCGAGCACGACGGCGAACGCGGTGAACATCGCGGTGGACGGCGTCACGTCGTGCGCTGCGCACCGGTCGCGCAACGTCGCCCACCGGTCCGCGGTGAGCCTGGTCTCCCGCGTGCCCATGGTCGTGGCCCGCACCTCGCGCGGGTCGCGCACCAGGGGCAGCGCGGGCGGTTCGGGCAGCGCGTCCAGCCGCTCCCACCACCACGCGCGGTCCGCGTCCCACGCCTCGGTGCCGGGCAGGCCGGCGACGGAGGCGACGTAGTCGCCGAAGTCCATGTCCAGCGGCGCCAGCACCGCGTTCCAGTCGGCGCTCAGCGCCAGCAGTTCGCGGTTGAGCAGCGTGGCCGACCAGCCGTCGAACACCAGCAGGCTCATGCTGGTGTGCAGGCGGGCCGCGCCGTCGGGCAGCAGGCTCAACCGGATGTCCAGGCCGGGACCGCGCGTGGGGTCGGGGCCGGTGGCGCTCATCTCCGCCCGCACGCGCTCCAGGGTGTCGCCGGCGGTGTCCGCGTCGGCGTCCCGCAGGTCGTACACGGTGGGCACGGGCACCGCGCCGGGCGCGTCGAGCGGCAGCACGTGCTGGTCGCCGTCGGCGGTGACCCGGGCCCGCAGCATCGGCTGGTGCTCGGCCAGCCGGCGCAGCGCGTCGTTGAGCGCGTCCTCCGCCTCGTCGCCGTCGACGTCGGTCAGGCCGACGTCGCCGTAGAAGTGCGCGGAGTCGTAGGACAGCTCCCACCCGTCCTGCTGGCCCACGAAGTAGCCCTGCTGGAGCGGCAGCAGCGGGAACGGCGCCTCCGGGTCGGCGCGTCGGCGCAGCTCGACCGGCAGCGCGCGGGCCGTCGACCCCGCCGCCGACCGGCGGCGCACCAGGTCCGACAACTGCCCGATCGTCGACTCCACGCCCACGTCGGACAGCGCCAGCACCACGCCCAGGCGCTTGCGGACCAGCGCCGCCATGCGCACGGCGAGCACGGAGTCGCCGCCCAGGCGCAGGAAGGTGGTGGCGGGATCGACCGGCCGGTCGCCCAGGTCGAGCAGGTCCGCCCAGATGCCCGACAGGACCGGCGTGGGGTCCTCGGCGTCGGGCGCTGCCGCGGGGGCTGCCTCGGTGGCGGAGGTGGTCACGGGGTTCGGCTCCTCTTGCTCGAAGGGGTGAAGACCGCCAGCCGCTGGGAGAACGCGGCGAGCGGGTGGTCCGGCGGCGGCAGGTCCACGACCTGCTCCAGCCCGGCGCCCGCGGCGGCGGACGCCCACTCCGGACCGGTGAGGTACGTGCGGGTGGTCCCCGCGCGCAGGTCGGTGCGCACGACCGGCCGGCCGCCGGGGCGCGGGGACAGCAGGAACGGCATCGACGCCAGCGACTGGTGGTGCTCGTGGCAGGTCTCCACCAGCAGCAGCGCGCCGTCGGCGCGCAGCAGCCCGGCCACCTGGCGCAGCAGGTCGGGCACGTCGGTGGCGTTGTGCGCGGTGTTCACCGCGACCACCAGGTCGAAGTCGCCCTCGCGCACCTGGGGTTCGAGCGGTTCGGTGAAGTCGACCAGCCGGAAGCGCAGGTAGGCGTGATCGGCGAACCGCGCGGCGGCGTCCCGCAGGAACAACGGCGACAGGTCGGTGAACAGGTAGTCCGACCCCGTGCCGGCCAGTGTGGGCAGCAGGTCCGCGGTCGTGGCGCCGGTGCCCGCGCCCAGTTCCAGCACGCGCAGTCCTCCCCGTGCGCGCACCAGGTCGGCGACCACCGACGCGGCGGCGGCGTTGAGGTAGCGGTTGACGGGGTTGTCGCGGTAGGCGGCGTCCGCGGTGGCGAGCTCGGAGTCGCGGAACAGCAGCGCCTGCGCGGTGACCTCGTCGGTGAGCAGCGAGGGCAGGGCGCGCAGGGAGTCCAGGACGTAGGTCGCCAGCGCGGGGGGATAACCCAGGCCCGCCACCGAAACCGTGATCGCCTCGCGCGCCGCCGCGAGTTCGGCGCGGCGCGGTGATCGCACCGAGCGCAGCAGGCCGCTCCCGTCCACGTCGGCCCACCCCTCGGCCGCCAGCGCGCGCACCCAGTGCCCGGCGATCCACCGGTGCCGGTCCGCGGCGGGCACGACGTCGGCGGGGTCGGCGGGCAGGGCCACCTGGGCGGCCGCGCGTCCCACGAAGTCGCAGATGCCCAGCAGCACGGCCAGGTCCAGTTCGCGGACCAGCTCCGGCGCGACGTCGACGTCCTCCACCGCCGCGCGGCCCAGCGCGTGGGCCGCGGCGGGCAGCGCTCCAGCGATCAGCACCCGGTTCCCCTTCCCCTCCGCCGCGGTGCGTGGCGGAGTCAAGGCGAACCTACACGAAAATGATTGTCGTTACGTAGAACATCTGCCGACGAGCGGAGGACGGGGGTGGGCGGGGTCCTCGACGGGCTCGTCCGCGATCCCGGCCACCTCGTCGCCGGCCCTCGTCACCCCGGTGGCGCGACCATCCCGGTGTGCCCGTCGAGCGGGCAGCGCGCGCACAGGCCGGCCAGTTCCACCGCCACCCGGACGTCCGCGAACCCGTGCGTCGCCGCCGTCTCCGCCGCCCACCGCGTGACGGGCGTCGTGTCCACGCCCACCGTGCGGCCGCACCGCACGCACGTGAGGTAGTGGTCGTGGGCGTCGGTCCTCGGTCGAAGTCCGCCTGGCCGCCCGCGTCCGACCGCTTCCGATCACTCTCGGCACCAGGGCGGAGATCCACCCACGAGCCCGCCGCGCCCAGCGTCGACGAAGGACGCGGCTTCCGACGGGAACGGACTCGTCATGCGAAGCGACGCGTCACTGCTTAGGTTCGGAGTGGGGTTCGGTCAAACAACGTGCCGAGCGTTCGCGCCTGTTGCCGTGCGTTCGTCCGGTCTCCGTCCCGGGTGAACGGCGCGCCTGGAACGGAGGTCTGATGACAGCACGCCCGGACAACACGTCGGATGTCGCGGTGGTCGCACTGGACGCCGACCGGGTCGACCGGGCGGTGGGGCTCTCCCGTGGTCTGGGGCGGGCCGGGCATCGCGTCACCCTGTACACCAGTGCGCCGGTCATCGCGTCCCTGCCCGCCGGGTGCCGGTCGATCGCGACGCGGGACCTCGCCCGCGACTGGGAGCGCCGCGCCGCCGCGCCCGACGTCGTGCACACGGTGACACCGGCGTCGGTGCGTGCCGTGGCCGCGCTGGACGGTGTGTCCGCGCCGGTCGTGCACAGCCACGACCCGGGCGACGACGTGGGAACGTTGCCGCCCGGAGTCGTCGAGCACTTCGTCGTGGGCGGTGCCGGCGAGGTGGCGGGCGTGCTGGGGACGGGAGTGCCGCGTGGCGCGGTGAGCGTCGTCCCCGAGGGCGTCGACCTCGCCGAATGGGGGGTGGGGGGACCGGCCGCACCGCGATCCGGAGTTTCGCGGCTGGTGTACCTCGGCGCGCTGCGCCCCGGCGACGGCGCGGACACCGCCGTCGCCGCGCTTCCCTGGGTGCCCGACGCGGAACTGGTGATCGGCGCCGACGTCGACGCGGACAGCGGACGCGCCCGCGAGGAGGTCGACCGGTTGTGCGCCGGTGCGGCGGCGCTGAAGGTCGCCGACCGCGTCCGGGTGACGGGACCGGTGTCCGCCGAGCTGCTGCGTTCGGCGGACGTCGTGGTCCACACCCCGTGGAACGCCCGTCCGGTGCGTTCGGTGCTGGAGGCGATGGCCTGCGGCGTGCCCGTCGTCGCGAGCGCGGTCGGCGTGCTGCCCGACACCGTCCTGGACGGTGTGACCGGCGTCCTCGTGCCGCCCCGACTGCCGAAGGCGCTCGGGCTGGCCGTCAGGCGCCTGCTCAACGACAAGACCCGGCGCGCCGCCTTCTCCACCGCCGCCTCGGACCGGGTGGAGCAACGCCACACTTGGGACCGGATCGCCATCGAGACCGCCGCCGTCTACCGAGGCTGCATCGGAGCCCGCGCCGAGCCGGCGTGACGCCGGACCGCGCCGTCGTGGCGGGTGCGGTGGACGGTGAACAGGCAGAGGATCGTCGCCGTCGGTGGTCAGGGGGCTTCCGCCGATGCTTCTGCACGTCGCTCGCGTGGCGAACCGGTCAGGGCGCGGGCGGCGCGGTGCGGGCCGGCAGGTTGTCCAGCTGCCGCTGGATGCGTTCGACGACGGTCTCGCGGCCTTGGCGGTGGTAGAGGTCGAGGGCCTGCCGCCAGGCCTCGCGCGCCTGGTCGTGCCGTCCCAGGGCGGCGAGGGACTGGCCGAGGTGGTCGAAGGTCTCGGCGGTCAGGATCGTGTTGCCGTGGTGGCGGACCAGGACGAGGGCCTGCCGGTAGTACCGGACGGCGTTGTCGTGCCTGCCCGATCGGTGCTCGATCCAGCCCAGGCAGTCCAGGGCGGTGGCCTCACCGGTGACGTTGCGGTGGCGCCGGTGCAGGACGAGCGCGGCCCGGGTGTGCTC
This region of Saccharothrix longispora genomic DNA includes:
- a CDS encoding glycosyltransferase family 4 protein — translated: MTARPDNTSDVAVVALDADRVDRAVGLSRGLGRAGHRVTLYTSAPVIASLPAGCRSIATRDLARDWERRAAAPDVVHTVTPASVRAVAALDGVSAPVVHSHDPGDDVGTLPPGVVEHFVVGGAGEVAGVLGTGVPRGAVSVVPEGVDLAEWGVGGPAAPRSGVSRLVYLGALRPGDGADTAVAALPWVPDAELVIGADVDADSGRAREEVDRLCAGAAALKVADRVRVTGPVSAELLRSADVVVHTPWNARPVRSVLEAMACGVPVVASAVGVLPDTVLDGVTGVLVPPRLPKALGLAVRRLLNDKTRRAAFSTAASDRVEQRHTWDRIAIETAAVYRGCIGARAEPA